Proteins co-encoded in one Brassica rapa cultivar Chiifu-401-42 chromosome A02, CAAS_Brap_v3.01, whole genome shotgun sequence genomic window:
- the LOC103852341 gene encoding LEAF RUST 10 DISEASE-RESISTANCE LOCUS RECEPTOR-LIKE PROTEIN KINASE-like 1.4 isoform X8, with amino-acid sequence MYYLPTSSMVLFFIFFLFHPLLCASSKQELGRCETQFQCGNITAGFPFWGGNRDKLCGHPSLELHCNKDITSLSISDQEFRVLHINQSSNTLRLARTDHMGSFCFSNFTNTTLPPKLFKLSPTYKSVTVVYHCNPFRLHVQGYKCPETGMIFVSDSPENYNFCLGGFTTNVPRSFVTKRKDLAYLESILKKGFEVKVEVKIDKGEYEHDKQGPLHPQTVDELHQRCSGPFSCANKEELFYPFWKSGREDCGHPDFKLDCNGEFAELDMSSVKYRILSMSYEDSPVIRLARSDYIGHLCPPDPRNASLSESILQLVRDTDLLTLYYDCNYLLPPGSVGSYIRTFGCGYERGGRTSYYVTRNLSSHLLKGISDLLYNFTTLCSRNVSIPVSRQALDELEEIPSQDNLEKALDQGFELGVNNDCSECIKSGGACGYSKNSSSFICYCVDKPHSRTCRDTGLYKFSAAKAAGLSTTAKAGIGSACGLVGLFLIAVVLFCLFRRRKKTQTDQYTSKDLPVTSYSSRETSSYPTSTTISSSSNHSLLPSISNLQNGSTYFGVQVFSYEELEEATDNFSRELGDGGFGTVYYGMLKDGRAVAVKRLYERSLKRVEQFKNEIEIFKSLKHRNLVILYGCTSRHSRELLLVYEYISNGTLADHLHGDRAQPRPLCWSVRLNVAIETACALSFLHTSGIIHRDVKTTNILLDDDYTVKVADFGLSRLFPMDQTHISTAPQGTPGYVDPEYYQCYRLNEKSDVYSFGVVLTELISSKEAVDITRHRHDINLANMAVSKIQNNALHELVDPSLGFAKDPEVKRKMMAVAELAFRCLQQEREVRPSMDEIVEILKRIKGENRVESSSPDVVDIERSGGDDVGLLRHCHSVPPPISPETDKWTSSSDTAASSF; translated from the exons ATGTATTATCTTCCCACTTCTTCTATGGTcctgttcttcatcttcttcttatttCACCCTCTTCTTTGTGCTTCAAGTAAACAAGAACTTGGAAGGTGTGAGACCCAGTTTCAGTGTGGGAACATCACGGCCGGTTTTCCTTTCTGGGGCGGGAATCGTGACAAACTCTGCGGTCATCCATCGCTGGAGCTTCACTGCAACAAAGACATCACCTCTTTATCCATCTCAGATCAAGAGTTCCGTGTTCTACATATAAATCAATCATCTAACACTCTTAGACTTGCCAGAACAGACCATATGGGTTCTTTTTGCTTCTCTAACTTCACCAACACAACCTTGCCTCCAAAATTATTCAAGCTTTCCCCAACCTACAAGAGTGTCACAGTAGTTTATCATTGCAACCCTTTTCGTCTCCACGTTCAGGGATATAAATGCCCCGAGACAGGTATGATCTTTGTGTCTGACAGCCCTGAAAATTACAATTTCTGCCTTGGCGGTTTCACCACGAACGTTCCTAGGAGTTTCGTTACAAAAAGGAAAGACCTGGCCTATTTGGAAAGTATTCTAAAGAAAGGATTTGAGGTGAAGGTGGAGGTGAAGATCGATAAGGGCGAGTATGAGCATGATAAACAGGGTCCACTCCATCCACAAACTG TAGATGAACTTCACCAACGCTGCAGTGGCCCCTTTAGCTGTGCCAACAAGGAAGAACTCTTTTACCCGTTCTGGAAATCTGGCAGAGAAGACTGCGGCCACCCTGACTTCAAACTCGACTGCAATGGAGAATTCGCAGAACTGGACATGTCCTCTGTTAAGTACAGAATCTTAAGTATGAGCTATGAGGACTCTCCTGTCATTAGACTTGCCAGATCGGATTATATAGGCCATCTTTGTCCACCAGATCCACGAAATGCATCACTCAGCGAAAGTATTCTTCAACTCGTACGTGACACCGATCTGCTAACTTTATATTATGACTGCAACTACCTTTTACCGCCTGGTTCTGTAGGTAGTTACATTAGAACTTTTGGTTGTGGGTATGAAAGAGGCGGTAGAACAAGTTACTATGTCACGAGAAACCTATCCTCCCATTTACTGAAGGGGATTAGTGACCTTTTGTATAACTTCACGACACTTTGCAGCAGAAATGTCAGTATTCCAGTTTCTAGACAGGCGTTGGACGAATTAGAGGAGATTCCAAGTCAAGATAACTTAGAAAAGGCTCTTGATCAAGGTTTCGAGCTTGGAGTTAACAATGATTGTTCAGAGTGCATTAAATCTGGAGGTGCTTGTGGGTATAGCAAGAACTCAAGTAGTTTCATCTGCTATTGTGTAGATAAGCCGCATAGCCGTACCTGCAGAGATACagg TCTCTATAAGTTTTCTGCCGCAAAAGCAG CAGGCCTCTCTACTACCGCAAAAGCAG GAATCGGATCTGCTTGCGGGTTGGTGGGGCTCTTTCTTATAGCCGTAGTATTGTTCTGTCTCTTCAGACGGAGAAAGAAAACACAGACAGATCAATACACAAGCAAAGACTTGCCAGTAACGTCTTACTCAAGCAGAGAAACATCAAGCTATCCAACTTCCACAACAATCTCCAGCAGCAGCAACCACTCCCTTCTCCCCTCAATCTCTAACCTCCAAAACGGAAGCACCTACTTTGGAGTTCAAGTCTTCAGCTACGAAGAACTCGAGGAAGCCACCGATAACTTCTCTAGAGAGCTCGGAGACGGCGGCTTCGGCACAGTCTACTACG GCATGTTGAAAGACGGACGAGCCGTAGCAGTGAAACGACTCTACGAACGATCTCTAAAACGCGTCGAACAGTTCAAGAACGAGATCGAGATCTTTAAATCCCTTAAGCACCGAAACCTCGTGATACTCTACGGATGCACGTCGCGACACAGCAGAGAGCTTCTCCTCGTCTACGAGTACATCTCTAACGGAACTCTAGCAGACCATCTCCACGGTGATCGCGCTCAACCTCGCCCTCTTTGCTGGTCGGTTCGTCTAAACGTCGCCATCGAAACCGCGTGCGCACTTTCCTTCCTCCACACGTCAGGGATCATTCACAGAGACGTCAAGACAACAAACATTCTCCTCGACGACGACTACACTGTGAAGGTAGCCGACTTCGGCCTCTCACGGTTGTTTCCGATGGACCAAACTCACATCTCCACCGCGCCGCAAGGCACCCCGGGGTACGTAGACCCGGAGTACTACCAATGCTACCGTCTGAACGAGAAGAGCGACGTCTACAGCTTCGGAGTCGTACTCACGGAGCTCATCTCATCCAAAGAAGCAGTCGACATCACCAGACATCGCCACGACATCAACTTGGCGAACATGGCCGTGTCCAAGATCCAGAACAACGCGTTGCACGAGCTCGTTGACCCGAGTCTGGGGTTCGCGAAGGATCCGGAGGTGAAGAGGAAGATGATGGCGGTGGCTGAGCTTGCGTTCAGGTGTTTGCAGCAGGAGAGGGAAGTGAGGCCGTCGATGGATGAGATCGTGGAGATTTTGAAACGGATCAAGGGGGAGAATCGAGTGGAGTCGTCGTCACCGGATGTGGTGGATATTGAGCGGAGCGGAGGAGATGACGTAGGACTGCTGAGGCATTGTCATAGTGTACCGCCGCCGATCTCGCCGGAGACTGacaagtggacgagtagctcggatACGGCCGCGAGTTCATTTTGA
- the LOC103852341 gene encoding LEAF RUST 10 DISEASE-RESISTANCE LOCUS RECEPTOR-LIKE PROTEIN KINASE-like 1.4 isoform X7, with amino-acid sequence MYYLPTSSMVLFFIFFLFHPLLCASSKQELGRCETQFQCGNITAGFPFWGGNRDKLCGHPSLELHCNKDITSLSISDQEFRVLHINQSSNTLRLARTDHMGSFCFSNFTNTTLPPKLFKLSPTYKSVTVVYHCNPFRLHVQGYKCPETGMIFVSDSPENYNFCLGGFTTNVPRSFVTKRKDLAYLENALHEGFDVKVKIDEQTCEECLSSQGICGFNNTTQICCKNDSSSRCNTLHIPRIDELHQRCSGPFSCANKEELFYPFWKSGREDCGHPDFKLDCNGEFAELDMSSVKYRILSMSYEDSPVIRLARSDYIGHLCPPDPRNASLSESILQLVRDTDLLTLYYDCNYLLPPGSVGSYIRTFGCGYERGGRTSYYVTRNLSSHLLKGISDLLYNFTTLCSRNVSIPVSRQALDELEEIPSQDNLEKALDQGFELGVNNDCSECIKSGGACGYSKNSSSFICYCVDKPHSRTCRDTGLYKFSAAKAAGLSTTAKAGIGSACGLVGLFLIAVVLFCLFRRRKKTQTDQYTSKDLPVTSYSSRETSSYPTSTTISSSSNHSLLPSISNLQNGSTYFGVQVFSYEELEEATDNFSRELGDGGFGTVYYGMLKDGRAVAVKRLYERSLKRVEQFKNEIEIFKSLKHRNLVILYGCTSRHSRELLLVYEYISNGTLADHLHGDRAQPRPLCWSVRLNVAIETACALSFLHTSGIIHRDVKTTNILLDDDYTVKVADFGLSRLFPMDQTHISTAPQGTPGYVDPEYYQCYRLNEKSDVYSFGVVLTELISSKEAVDITRHRHDINLANMAVSKIQNNALHELVDPSLGFAKDPEVKRKMMAVAELAFRCLQQEREVRPSMDEIVEILKRIKGENRVESSSPDVVDIERSGGDDVGLLRHCHSVPPPISPETDKWTSSSDTAASSF; translated from the exons ATGTATTATCTTCCCACTTCTTCTATGGTcctgttcttcatcttcttcttatttCACCCTCTTCTTTGTGCTTCAAGTAAACAAGAACTTGGAAGGTGTGAGACCCAGTTTCAGTGTGGGAACATCACGGCCGGTTTTCCTTTCTGGGGCGGGAATCGTGACAAACTCTGCGGTCATCCATCGCTGGAGCTTCACTGCAACAAAGACATCACCTCTTTATCCATCTCAGATCAAGAGTTCCGTGTTCTACATATAAATCAATCATCTAACACTCTTAGACTTGCCAGAACAGACCATATGGGTTCTTTTTGCTTCTCTAACTTCACCAACACAACCTTGCCTCCAAAATTATTCAAGCTTTCCCCAACCTACAAGAGTGTCACAGTAGTTTATCATTGCAACCCTTTTCGTCTCCACGTTCAGGGATATAAATGCCCCGAGACAGGTATGATCTTTGTGTCTGACAGCCCTGAAAATTACAATTTCTGCCTTGGCGGTTTCACCACGAACGTTCCTAGGAGTTTCGTTACAAAAAGGAAAGACCTGGCCTATTTGGAAA ATGCTTTGCATGAAGGGTTTGATGTGAAAGTGAAGATTGATGAACAAACATGTGAAGAATGTTTGTCCTCTCAAGGAATCTGCGGCTTCAATAATACCACACAGATCTGCTGCAAGAATGACTCATCATCAAGATGCAATACACTCCATATACCTCGTA TAGATGAACTTCACCAACGCTGCAGTGGCCCCTTTAGCTGTGCCAACAAGGAAGAACTCTTTTACCCGTTCTGGAAATCTGGCAGAGAAGACTGCGGCCACCCTGACTTCAAACTCGACTGCAATGGAGAATTCGCAGAACTGGACATGTCCTCTGTTAAGTACAGAATCTTAAGTATGAGCTATGAGGACTCTCCTGTCATTAGACTTGCCAGATCGGATTATATAGGCCATCTTTGTCCACCAGATCCACGAAATGCATCACTCAGCGAAAGTATTCTTCAACTCGTACGTGACACCGATCTGCTAACTTTATATTATGACTGCAACTACCTTTTACCGCCTGGTTCTGTAGGTAGTTACATTAGAACTTTTGGTTGTGGGTATGAAAGAGGCGGTAGAACAAGTTACTATGTCACGAGAAACCTATCCTCCCATTTACTGAAGGGGATTAGTGACCTTTTGTATAACTTCACGACACTTTGCAGCAGAAATGTCAGTATTCCAGTTTCTAGACAGGCGTTGGACGAATTAGAGGAGATTCCAAGTCAAGATAACTTAGAAAAGGCTCTTGATCAAGGTTTCGAGCTTGGAGTTAACAATGATTGTTCAGAGTGCATTAAATCTGGAGGTGCTTGTGGGTATAGCAAGAACTCAAGTAGTTTCATCTGCTATTGTGTAGATAAGCCGCATAGCCGTACCTGCAGAGATACagg TCTCTATAAGTTTTCTGCCGCAAAAGCAG CAGGCCTCTCTACTACCGCAAAAGCAG GAATCGGATCTGCTTGCGGGTTGGTGGGGCTCTTTCTTATAGCCGTAGTATTGTTCTGTCTCTTCAGACGGAGAAAGAAAACACAGACAGATCAATACACAAGCAAAGACTTGCCAGTAACGTCTTACTCAAGCAGAGAAACATCAAGCTATCCAACTTCCACAACAATCTCCAGCAGCAGCAACCACTCCCTTCTCCCCTCAATCTCTAACCTCCAAAACGGAAGCACCTACTTTGGAGTTCAAGTCTTCAGCTACGAAGAACTCGAGGAAGCCACCGATAACTTCTCTAGAGAGCTCGGAGACGGCGGCTTCGGCACAGTCTACTACG GCATGTTGAAAGACGGACGAGCCGTAGCAGTGAAACGACTCTACGAACGATCTCTAAAACGCGTCGAACAGTTCAAGAACGAGATCGAGATCTTTAAATCCCTTAAGCACCGAAACCTCGTGATACTCTACGGATGCACGTCGCGACACAGCAGAGAGCTTCTCCTCGTCTACGAGTACATCTCTAACGGAACTCTAGCAGACCATCTCCACGGTGATCGCGCTCAACCTCGCCCTCTTTGCTGGTCGGTTCGTCTAAACGTCGCCATCGAAACCGCGTGCGCACTTTCCTTCCTCCACACGTCAGGGATCATTCACAGAGACGTCAAGACAACAAACATTCTCCTCGACGACGACTACACTGTGAAGGTAGCCGACTTCGGCCTCTCACGGTTGTTTCCGATGGACCAAACTCACATCTCCACCGCGCCGCAAGGCACCCCGGGGTACGTAGACCCGGAGTACTACCAATGCTACCGTCTGAACGAGAAGAGCGACGTCTACAGCTTCGGAGTCGTACTCACGGAGCTCATCTCATCCAAAGAAGCAGTCGACATCACCAGACATCGCCACGACATCAACTTGGCGAACATGGCCGTGTCCAAGATCCAGAACAACGCGTTGCACGAGCTCGTTGACCCGAGTCTGGGGTTCGCGAAGGATCCGGAGGTGAAGAGGAAGATGATGGCGGTGGCTGAGCTTGCGTTCAGGTGTTTGCAGCAGGAGAGGGAAGTGAGGCCGTCGATGGATGAGATCGTGGAGATTTTGAAACGGATCAAGGGGGAGAATCGAGTGGAGTCGTCGTCACCGGATGTGGTGGATATTGAGCGGAGCGGAGGAGATGACGTAGGACTGCTGAGGCATTGTCATAGTGTACCGCCGCCGATCTCGCCGGAGACTGacaagtggacgagtagctcggatACGGCCGCGAGTTCATTTTGA
- the LOC103852341 gene encoding LEAF RUST 10 DISEASE-RESISTANCE LOCUS RECEPTOR-LIKE PROTEIN KINASE-like 1.4 isoform X9 gives MYYLPTSSMVLFFIFFLFHPLLCASSKQELGRCETQFQCGNITAGFPFWGGNRDKLCGHPSLELHCNKDITSLSISDQEFRVLHINQSSNTLRLARTDHMGSFCFSNFTNTTLPPKLFKLSPTYKSVTVVYHCNPFRLHVQGYKCPETGMIFVSDSPENYNFCLGGFTTNVPRSFVTKRKDLAYLESILKKGFEVKVEVKIDKGEYEHDKQGPLHPQTDELHQRCSGPFSCANKEELFYPFWKSGREDCGHPDFKLDCNGEFAELDMSSVKYRILSMSYEDSPVIRLARSDYIGHLCPPDPRNASLSESILQLVRDTDLLTLYYDCNYLLPPGSVGSYIRTFGCGYERGGRTSYYVTRNLSSHLLKGISDLLYNFTTLCSRNVSIPVSRQALDELEEIPSQDNLEKALDQGFELGVNNDCSECIKSGGACGYSKNSSSFICYCVDKPHSRTCRDTGLYKFSAAKAAGLSTTAKAGIGSACGLVGLFLIAVVLFCLFRRRKKTQTDQYTSKDLPVTSYSSRETSSYPTSTTISSSSNHSLLPSISNLQNGSTYFGVQVFSYEELEEATDNFSRELGDGGFGTVYYGMLKDGRAVAVKRLYERSLKRVEQFKNEIEIFKSLKHRNLVILYGCTSRHSRELLLVYEYISNGTLADHLHGDRAQPRPLCWSVRLNVAIETACALSFLHTSGIIHRDVKTTNILLDDDYTVKVADFGLSRLFPMDQTHISTAPQGTPGYVDPEYYQCYRLNEKSDVYSFGVVLTELISSKEAVDITRHRHDINLANMAVSKIQNNALHELVDPSLGFAKDPEVKRKMMAVAELAFRCLQQEREVRPSMDEIVEILKRIKGENRVESSSPDVVDIERSGGDDVGLLRHCHSVPPPISPETDKWTSSSDTAASSF, from the exons ATGTATTATCTTCCCACTTCTTCTATGGTcctgttcttcatcttcttcttatttCACCCTCTTCTTTGTGCTTCAAGTAAACAAGAACTTGGAAGGTGTGAGACCCAGTTTCAGTGTGGGAACATCACGGCCGGTTTTCCTTTCTGGGGCGGGAATCGTGACAAACTCTGCGGTCATCCATCGCTGGAGCTTCACTGCAACAAAGACATCACCTCTTTATCCATCTCAGATCAAGAGTTCCGTGTTCTACATATAAATCAATCATCTAACACTCTTAGACTTGCCAGAACAGACCATATGGGTTCTTTTTGCTTCTCTAACTTCACCAACACAACCTTGCCTCCAAAATTATTCAAGCTTTCCCCAACCTACAAGAGTGTCACAGTAGTTTATCATTGCAACCCTTTTCGTCTCCACGTTCAGGGATATAAATGCCCCGAGACAGGTATGATCTTTGTGTCTGACAGCCCTGAAAATTACAATTTCTGCCTTGGCGGTTTCACCACGAACGTTCCTAGGAGTTTCGTTACAAAAAGGAAAGACCTGGCCTATTTGGAAAGTATTCTAAAGAAAGGATTTGAGGTGAAGGTGGAGGTGAAGATCGATAAGGGCGAGTATGAGCATGATAAACAGGGTCCACTCCATCCACAAACTG ATGAACTTCACCAACGCTGCAGTGGCCCCTTTAGCTGTGCCAACAAGGAAGAACTCTTTTACCCGTTCTGGAAATCTGGCAGAGAAGACTGCGGCCACCCTGACTTCAAACTCGACTGCAATGGAGAATTCGCAGAACTGGACATGTCCTCTGTTAAGTACAGAATCTTAAGTATGAGCTATGAGGACTCTCCTGTCATTAGACTTGCCAGATCGGATTATATAGGCCATCTTTGTCCACCAGATCCACGAAATGCATCACTCAGCGAAAGTATTCTTCAACTCGTACGTGACACCGATCTGCTAACTTTATATTATGACTGCAACTACCTTTTACCGCCTGGTTCTGTAGGTAGTTACATTAGAACTTTTGGTTGTGGGTATGAAAGAGGCGGTAGAACAAGTTACTATGTCACGAGAAACCTATCCTCCCATTTACTGAAGGGGATTAGTGACCTTTTGTATAACTTCACGACACTTTGCAGCAGAAATGTCAGTATTCCAGTTTCTAGACAGGCGTTGGACGAATTAGAGGAGATTCCAAGTCAAGATAACTTAGAAAAGGCTCTTGATCAAGGTTTCGAGCTTGGAGTTAACAATGATTGTTCAGAGTGCATTAAATCTGGAGGTGCTTGTGGGTATAGCAAGAACTCAAGTAGTTTCATCTGCTATTGTGTAGATAAGCCGCATAGCCGTACCTGCAGAGATACagg TCTCTATAAGTTTTCTGCCGCAAAAGCAG CAGGCCTCTCTACTACCGCAAAAGCAG GAATCGGATCTGCTTGCGGGTTGGTGGGGCTCTTTCTTATAGCCGTAGTATTGTTCTGTCTCTTCAGACGGAGAAAGAAAACACAGACAGATCAATACACAAGCAAAGACTTGCCAGTAACGTCTTACTCAAGCAGAGAAACATCAAGCTATCCAACTTCCACAACAATCTCCAGCAGCAGCAACCACTCCCTTCTCCCCTCAATCTCTAACCTCCAAAACGGAAGCACCTACTTTGGAGTTCAAGTCTTCAGCTACGAAGAACTCGAGGAAGCCACCGATAACTTCTCTAGAGAGCTCGGAGACGGCGGCTTCGGCACAGTCTACTACG GCATGTTGAAAGACGGACGAGCCGTAGCAGTGAAACGACTCTACGAACGATCTCTAAAACGCGTCGAACAGTTCAAGAACGAGATCGAGATCTTTAAATCCCTTAAGCACCGAAACCTCGTGATACTCTACGGATGCACGTCGCGACACAGCAGAGAGCTTCTCCTCGTCTACGAGTACATCTCTAACGGAACTCTAGCAGACCATCTCCACGGTGATCGCGCTCAACCTCGCCCTCTTTGCTGGTCGGTTCGTCTAAACGTCGCCATCGAAACCGCGTGCGCACTTTCCTTCCTCCACACGTCAGGGATCATTCACAGAGACGTCAAGACAACAAACATTCTCCTCGACGACGACTACACTGTGAAGGTAGCCGACTTCGGCCTCTCACGGTTGTTTCCGATGGACCAAACTCACATCTCCACCGCGCCGCAAGGCACCCCGGGGTACGTAGACCCGGAGTACTACCAATGCTACCGTCTGAACGAGAAGAGCGACGTCTACAGCTTCGGAGTCGTACTCACGGAGCTCATCTCATCCAAAGAAGCAGTCGACATCACCAGACATCGCCACGACATCAACTTGGCGAACATGGCCGTGTCCAAGATCCAGAACAACGCGTTGCACGAGCTCGTTGACCCGAGTCTGGGGTTCGCGAAGGATCCGGAGGTGAAGAGGAAGATGATGGCGGTGGCTGAGCTTGCGTTCAGGTGTTTGCAGCAGGAGAGGGAAGTGAGGCCGTCGATGGATGAGATCGTGGAGATTTTGAAACGGATCAAGGGGGAGAATCGAGTGGAGTCGTCGTCACCGGATGTGGTGGATATTGAGCGGAGCGGAGGAGATGACGTAGGACTGCTGAGGCATTGTCATAGTGTACCGCCGCCGATCTCGCCGGAGACTGacaagtggacgagtagctcggatACGGCCGCGAGTTCATTTTGA